The stretch of DNA GGCTACCGTGTACGGATTGCCGGCATTCACATTTTCGGTGGTTGCGTCCGGGCCATGTGCAATTTCGCGATTGACAAGCACCAGAAACAGAATCGCCAGCACGGTGTAAATTCCCATGAAGCCGAGCAGCGTAAACAATCCGTTGCCGGCATGAACGTATTTCGAGTAGCCCTCGCTGGTGCGCATAAGTCCATAGACAAGCCAGGGCTGGCGACCAATTTCGGCGGTCATCCATCCGGCGGTGTTGGCGATATATGGCAGCGGCAGGCAGAGCATAATGATCCAGAGCAGCCAGCGCGATTCATACAATTTCTTGCGCCAAAGCAGGAACGCAGCCGCAGCCATTACTGCGATGAAGATTGTTCCGAGTCCGGCCATGATGTGATAGCTGTAATACAGCAGCGGAATATTCGTAGGCCATTGGTCTTTAGGAAATTCATTCAGGCCTTTGACTTCAGCCGTGCTGGTGCCGTAAATCAGGAAGCTCAGGACCTTGTTGACGACCAGCGGATTGTCAATGCGCTGATGCTCTTCGTCGGGCTGGCCCAGGATTACCATGGGCGCGCCATTTTCAGTCTTGAAGAGACCTTCCATCGCCGCTGTAGTTACTGGCTGGTTGCGCGCCATGTATTTTCCGTGAAGATCGCCCGTGGGGAAAATTTGCAGCGCGGAGAAAATCAATCCGGCAATTACTCCCACACGCACAAAGACGCGCGCATGATTGATAAATTTTCCTTCCAGCAGGTAATAAGCACCCACGCCGGCCATCACAAACGCTCCGGTAATTACGGCGCCGCTCATGTTGTGCGCAT from Terriglobia bacterium encodes:
- a CDS encoding cytochrome ubiquinol oxidase subunit I, producing the protein MDSALLIHRLHFAFTATFHYLFPQLTMGLALLIVVLKTLALRTHNEIYNQSARFWARIFGINFILGVVTGIPMEFEFGTNWSHFARVTGGVIGQPLVMEGVFSFFLESAFLGLFLFGEKRLTPKGHWWAAFLVFFGSWLSGYFIIVTDAWMQHPVAFQRAADGSFQVISFWGLLLNPWAILQYAHNMSGAVITGAFVMAGVGAYYLLEGKFINHARVFVRVGVIAGLIFSALQIFPTGDLHGKYMARNQPVTTAAMEGLFKTENGAPMVILGQPDEEHQRIDNPLVVNKVLSFLIYGTSTAEVKGLNEFPKDQWPTNIPLLYYSYHIMAGLGTIFIAVMAAAAFLLWRKKLYESRWLLWIIMLCLPLPYIANTAGWMTAEIGRQPWLVYGLMRTSEGYSKYVHAGNGLFTLLGFMGIYTVLAILFLVLVNREIAHGPDATTENVNAGNPYTVA